The following coding sequences lie in one Musa acuminata AAA Group cultivar baxijiao chromosome BXJ1-8, Cavendish_Baxijiao_AAA, whole genome shotgun sequence genomic window:
- the LOC103995115 gene encoding early light-induced protein 1, chloroplastic, with protein MAASATLHSNIADFATRTGLPSRALLPSRQVGRVFRVRCQSEERPQEPPAAVSPPPPQPVQTTPPTPKRKESTSFSDILAFSGPAPERINGRLAMIGFVSAIAVELTRGDDLVAQLANGGLPWFAGTAALLSAASLVPLFKGVSVQSKSSGVMTADAELWNGRFAMLGLVALAFTEYLKGGPLV; from the exons ATGGCCGCATCAGCCACACTGCACTCCAACATAGCTGACTTTGCGACTCGCACCGGTCTTCCTTCCCGTGCCTTGCTGCCGTCTAGGCAAGTCGGCCGCGTCTTTCGCGTCAGGTGTCAATCTGAG GAGCGCCCGCAGGAACCCCCGGCAGCTGTCTCGCCTCCGCCGCCGCAGCCAGTGCAGACTACTCCACCGACACCCAAGCGCAAG GAAAGCACGAGCTTCTCGGATATCCTAGCGTTCAGTGGGCCGGCACCGGAGAGGATCAACGGAAGATTGGCGATGATCGGGTTCGTGTCAGCCATCGCGGTGGAGCTCACGAGGGGCGACGACCTGGTGGCTCAGCTCGCGAATGGCGGGCTGCCGTGGTTCGCGGGCACCGCCGCCTTGCTTTCTGCTGCCTCCTTGGTGCCCCTGTTCAAGGGCGTGAGCGTGCAGTCCAAGTCTAGTGGCGTGATGACAGCCGATGCAGAGCTCTGGAACGGCCGCTTCGCCATGCTCGGCTTGGTGGCACTGGCTTTCACTGAATACCTCAAGGGTGGACCTCTTGTgtaa